GCCGCTACTGGTTGTCGCGCTCGTTCGCCAGCTTGACGGCCTCCTCGACCGCCTTCTGCGCGAGGTCGAGCTGCTTGGCCCACTCGGCCGTGTCGTTCTTGGCCTGTGCGTCGGTCGCCGCCTTGAACGCCTCGTCGGCCTCGCGCAGCGCCGCCGCGATCTGCTCGTCCAGGGTGCCGCTCGGCTCCGGCGGCGTCTCCCCGCCAGGCTCCCCAGGCTCGCCGGGCGTACCCGGCTCGACCGGCGGCGGAGTCGGCTCCCCCGTCCCGAGATCGACATCGAGCGCATCGCCCAGCGCCTCGGCCAGGTTCTGGCCGATCCCGACCTGCTCGCCGTACTTCACGATGACGAACTGGAGGATCGGGAACGCCGACGCCCCGGTCGTCCGTACGGCGTACACCGGCTGGATGTAGATCAGGCCGCCCTGCACCGGCAGGGTCAGCAGGTTGCCGAAGCGCGGTGGCGTCGCACCCTGGACGCGGTACGGCGTCAGCGCGTCGACGACGTCCTTCTCCTGCTGCATCTGGTTGGCGACCTGCCCGGGACCGGGCGTGTTGGCGTCGGTCATCTCGAGCAGCCGCAGCTTGCCGAAGTTCGGCGAGTTCGCATCCGAGTTCACCTGGACGTACGACGCCAGGGTGCCCTTGCCGCGCGGCACGAACACCGAGGTGAGCGACCAGTCGTTGGTGCCGTCGACCCCGGTCGAGAACAGCCGGTACGGCGGCTGGAACACCTGGCGCTGCGCGTTCGGGTCCTCGGGGACCTCCCAGCGGTTGTTGGCCGAGTAGAACTCGCCGGCATCGGTGACGTGGTACCTCGCGAGCTGGTAGCGCTGGACCTTGAACAGGTCCTCCGGATAGCGCAGGTGGCTCTTCAGCTCGGCCGGGATCTCCGTGTTGGGGGTGACCGACTCCGGGAACACCTTCATCCACGTCTTGAGGATCGGGTCGCTGGTGTCCCACTCGTAGAGGGTGACCGTGCCGTCGTACGCGTCGACGGTCGCCTTCACGGCCGAGCGCATGTAGTTGATCTCGTCGGTGGGGATGGTCTGCAGCCCGGTGTCCTGCTGCTGCGAGTCGTCGATCATCGCGTCGAAGGACTCGCGCTGCGCGTTGGGGTAGCGGTCCGTGGTCGTGTAGCCGTCGAGGATCCACACGATCTTGCCGTCGACCACCGCCGGGTACGGGTCGCCGTCGACGGTCAGCCAGGGCGCGACCTTCTCGACCCGCTCGGTGGGCGTGCGGTTGTAGAGCACCTTCGAGTTGCCGTTGACCCGCCCGGAGAGCAGGAAGTTCGGCTCGCCGAACTTGATGGCGTACATCAGCTGGTTGAAGGTGCTGCCGACCGACACACCGCCCTTGCCGTCGTACGTCGTGCGCTGGTCGCCCTCGTCGGCGTCGGTGTTGGCGAGGCCGAGCTCCACACTCGAGGCGTCCTTGCTGGCCTTGCCGACCACGGAGTACGACGGGCTCTGCTCGCCGAAGTAGATCCGCTGCTCGAACTCCTCGCTCTTGGTCAGGTCACTGGCACCGCTGGTGCCCGCGCCGCTGATGCCCTCGGCCCACACGATCCGGCCGTTGACCTCGCTGTCGGAGATCCGGTTGGCGTAGGCGGCGATCAGGCCCTCGCCGTGGGTGTAGACGGTGTGCAGGTTGGACCAGTTCTGGTCCGAGGAGTTGATGCCCGACTGGTCGAGCTCGCGCACGCCGAGGACCAGCGGCACCTCCTGGCCGTCGATGGTGTAGCGGTCGACGTCGAGGACCGAGGCCACCGAGTAGTAGGCCCGGACCTGCTGGCGCTGCTGGAAGGTGTCGCGCACCTGCTGCGGGTCGACCACCGGCGTGGTCGACAGCTGCCCCAGCACGGTGTTCGCCTCGGGGGCGGTGGTGTCGTTGACCGGCGTGCCCTCGTAGCGCTCGCTCTCGACGCCGCTGAGCCCGTAGGCCTCCCGGGTGGCGTCGATATTGGCCTTGATGTAGGTGTTCTCCTTGTCCGCCTCCGACGGCTTCACCTGGAAGTTCTGCACGATCGCCGGCCAGATCATGCCGAGCAGCACCGCGGAGAGCGCGAGCAGCGCGAGGCCGACCGACGGCAGCTGCCAGGTCTTGCGCCACACGTTGAGGAAGAACAGCACGGCGCAGATCAGCGCGACACCGACGAGGATGTTGCGCGCCGGAAGCATGGCGTTCTCGGCGGTGTAGTTCATGCCCGTGAAGAGGCGGTGGTCGTCGGTGACGAGGTCGTAGCGGTCGAGGAAGTAGTCGACCGACTTCGCCAGCACGAACACGCCGAGCAACACCGAGATCTGGACCTGGGCGGCCGCGGAGAACCGGTCGTGGGAGACCTGGAGCCGGATACCGCCGTAGAGGTAGTGGACGACGGCCGTGGCGATCAGCGACACGATGGCGACGGCCATCACGAAGTCGACGACGAAGTTCCACCAGGGCAGGTCGAAGACGTAGAAGCCGATGTCCTTCTTGAAGTACGCGTCCTCGCTCCCCCAGCCCTCGCCGTTGCGCCACAGCAGGAAGGTGCGCCACTGCCCGATCGCCGAGGTGCCGGCGAAGATGCCGACCACGACGCCGACGCCCGCCAGCAGCCAGCCGCGGATCGGGGTGACGGCGTCGCGGTAGCGGTCGACCCCGTCGGGACCGGCCATGACGAACATCGGCCGGAACCGGAACGCGAGGTACATGTTCAGCGCGACGATGCCGCCCATCAGCGCACCGAACGCGAGGAACAGCCCGACCCGGGTCCACAGCATCGTGCTGAACACGTCGCCGAAGCCGACCTCGGCGTACCAGAGGCGGTCGGTGTAGATGCCCGCGAAGGCGCTGAGCAGGAAGAAGCCGATGATCAGCACCACCCCGGTGATGACCAGGGCGCGGGTACGGCGTCCCGGCCGCTCAGGTGCGGGGCGCTCCGGCTCCTCGTCGAACAGCTCACTCATCGGTCTCGTCCTCCAGCAGGGTGGCCCGGAGCAGCTCGATGAGCCCCGGCACCAGGTCGTTGCCGCCCATGACGGCACTGTCCTCGTCGTGGCTGCGCATCCGCAAGGCGCAGTAGCTCGCGCCGTACCGGGTGACCCCGGCGACGATGCGGACCTCCTCGGCGTCGGGGTGCTCGCGCGCGAACTCCGCCGCGGCGACCGGGTCCTCGGGGACCTGACCGTCGGCGGCCGGCGGCAGCACCAGGCGCTCGACCACGGCGGCGCAGCCCGCGACGACGTCGGGCCACTGGATGCCGGGAAGCACCTCCTCCAGCTCTCGGCCGGGCGGTAGGTCCTCCTGCTCGACCGGCGTCAGCGACCCGCGCTCGGCGGGGGCGTCCAGGCCGAGCTGCGCGGCCAGTGCCGGCTCCTGGGCGACCAGGCGCGCGGTGTCGACGAGGGCGTACAGGCGCGCCGGACGATCCCAGCCCGCGCTGGCGTGGTGGCCCTCGAGCTCGAGTACGGCGGCGGCCAGGGCCGGGTCGACGTCCAGTTCGTAGTCCATCGGTGGTCCTTGCTTCGTCAGCAGCTGGGCAGGGCGGCGTCGGGGTCGTCGACCCACGTCTCCAACGCGACCCGCGCCTCGTGCATCGTGGTCGCCTTCACCAGGCGCAGGTCGGGGTCGAGGCCCTTGACGTCGGTGCAGTTGTCCTTCGGGACGAAGAACAGCTTCGCGCCGGCGGCCTGGGCGCCCGCGATCTTCTGCTCGATGCCGCCGATGGGGCCGACCTTGCCGTCGGTGGCCAGCTCGCCCGTGCCGGCGACCGTCGCGCCGCCGGTCAGCGAGCCGGGGGTGAGGGTGTCGTAGATGGCCAGGGAGAACATCAGGCCCGCGCTGGGGCCGCCCACCGTCGGGTCGACGCGCAGGTTGATCGTGAACGGGAACTCGTAGCCCAGACCCAGCGAGACGCCGACGCGGGGCTTGCCCTCGACCTGCTCGGGCTTGATCCGGACGGTGAGCTCCTTCGTGTCGCGCAGGATCCGGAACTCGACCAGCGAGCCGTCGTCGTGCTTGCGGACCGCCTTGACGACCTGGTCGGCGTCGGTGACCGGCTCCCCGTCGACCTCCTTGAAGACGTCGCGCACGAGCAGCTTGTCCTGGGCCGGGCCCTCCTCGTCGACCCTGGCGACCTGCACGGCGGTCGGCACCTGGTAGCCGAGCTCGGTCAGGGCGACCGCCTTGGCGACGTCCTGCGAGGTCGTCATCTGGACGGCGCCCTCGGCCTTCTCGTCGGCCTGCGTCGTGTCCGGCGGGTGCACCACGTCGTAGGGCAGGATCGCCTTGTCCGGGTCGAGCCAGCGCGACAGCGCCTCGCCCAACGACAGCTTCTGGCCGTACGACGACGCCACCACCGTGGTGAACCGGATCTGGCCGTCGTCGTAGTAGGCGTCGTGCCCGTCGACCTGGATGACCTCGGCCTCGTCGGCGTCCTTGCCCAGGATGTCGTACGTCGGCCCGGGGCTGTACGACGCGTACGGCAGCGGCACCACGAGCGCGATGCCGCCCAGGATCAGCACCAACGGCGCCGCGACGCACGCGGCGATCAGGCGCTGGCTCATGGCGCCTACCTTGTCAGATGCGTCCAATCAGGATGCGCGCCGGTCGTCCGTCACAGGCTCCTCCTGCACGACCGCGCCCTCCTCCTCCCGATCGGGGAGCACCACCGGCCGGCTGCGCGGGGCCCGCAGGGCGACGCCGGTGTGCCGGTCCGGCTCCCGCTCGGGCGCGGCATACCCGGGTCGCGAGCGCTGCTCCCGGGTCAGCGCCTCGCCGAGGCGCCGGGCGGCCGTCTCGCGGTCGACCTCGCCCCGGCCCTCACGGCCCCACCACGCGACCCACGCCATCGAGGCGAGGGTGAGCACGGCGGCCGGCAGCAGCCAGAACAGGATCTCCACTCCCCGAGCGTAGGTCGGGCCCGGTCACGGTCCGGTCAGGACACGCGAGGCGTGGGCACTCAGGGTGAGCCGACCCACTCGTCGGAGCCGTCGGTGAACCGCTGGTGCTTCCAGATCGGCACCTCCGCCTTGAGGGTGTCGATGAGCGCCCGGCTGGCCTCGAAGGAGGAGCCGCGGTGACCGGCGGTGGTCGCCACCACCACAGCGAGGTCGCCGATCTCGAGGTCGCCCACCCGATGCACGGCGGCGAGCGCCGTGACGTCGTACTCCTCGGCGATCCGGTCGCAGACCTCCCGCAGCCGGTCGAGGGCGGAGGGGTGGGCGGAGTAGGACAGCCCGGTGACACCCTGGCCGTGGTCGTGGTCGCGGACCCGGCCGACGAAGAGCACCAGGCCACCGGACGCGGCGTCGTCGAGAACGTCGAGCACCGCGCTGACGGAGAGCGGCTGGTCGGAGATCGCGACGAGGCGCACAGCGGGGTTCGTCATGCGGCTCACTCTAGGAGGCACCCCGGGGTCCGGTCAGGGCTGTCCCCGACACCGCCGGTTGGCGATCGGGCGTAGTTTTGGGTCATGACCAACGATCCGGGAACCCCGGGCGACGACCAGCCGAACCCGTTCAAGGGCACGCCGTTCGAGCAGATCTTCGGTGCCCTCGGCGGCGCGCTGGGCGGTGGAGGCCCGGCCGGCGGTCCCGGCGGCGGCATGGCGTTCTTCCAGCAGCTGCAGTCGCTCATGCAGCCGCACGACGGCCCGCTCAACTGGACCGCCGCCACCGACATGGCCCGACAGGCGATCGCCCAGGAGCCGGACCCGTCCCCCACCGGGCGCGACCAGGACCGGGTCGCCGACGCCGTGCGCCTGGCCGACCACTGGCTCGACACGGCCACCGGCTTCCCCTCCGGCGTCGGTACGACGGCCGCCTGGAGCCGCGCCGAGTGGCTGGTCGAGACCCAGCCGGTGTGGCAGGTGCTCGTCGAGCCCGTCGCGGCGCGCTCCGTGACCGGCCTGTCCAGCGGCCTGCCCGAGGAGATGAAGGCGGCCGCCGGACCGCTGGTCGGCATCATCGGCCAGGCGGTCGGCGGGATGATGGCGATGCAGATCGGCCAGGGCCTCGGCGCGCTGGCCGGCGAGGTCCTCACCGCCTCCGACATCGGCCTCCCCCTCGGCGCCCCCGGCAAGGCGGCGCTGGTGATGAGCAATGTGCGCGCGTTCGCCGAGGGCCTCGACGTCACCGAGGACGATGTGGTGCTCTACCTCTCGCTGCGCGAGGCCGCCCACCAGCGGCTGTTCGCCCACGTGCCGTGGCTGCGCGAGCACCTCATCGGCGCGGTGACCGACTACGCCCGCGGCCTGGAGGTCAACGCCCAGCAGATCCAGGATCGGGTCCAGGAGCAGTTGCGCGGCATCGACCCCACCAACCTGGAGGCGATGCAGGGCCTGCTCGAGGGCGGCATGTTCGACCCGCCGCAGACCGAGGCCCAGACCGCCGCCCTGTCCCGGCTCGAGATCGCGCTGGCGCTGGTCGAGGGCTGGGTCGACGAGGTCGTCGGCCAGGCCACCGCCGAGCGGATGCCCGCGGCGGCCAAGCTGCGCGAGGCGGTCCGCCGCCGCCGTGCGGCCGGGGGCCCGGCGGAGCAGACCTTCGCGGCCCTCGTGGGCCTCGAGCTGCGCCCGCGCCGCCTGCGCGACGCCTCGACCCTGTGGGGCGGCCTGCGCACCCGGTCCGGCCAGGAGGCGCGCGACGGCGTGTGGATGCACCCCGACCTGCTCCCCACCGCCGCCGACCTCGACGACCCGCTGTCCTTCCGCGACGAGGCCACCCGGCCCGCGGCGCTGAGCGAGGACGAGTTCGACGCCGAGCTGCGCAAGCTGCTCGACGGCCCCGACTCCTCCGACTCGCCCTCCCCCGAGGCCGAGTGACGCTCCATGCGGACGCCCTCGGCGTCCTGACGCACTGGCGCGCGCCCGACGCCGCCGAGGAGGCCCTCCGGGTGCGGTATGTCGCACACCTACGGGCGCGTCCGGACGGCATGTGGCGGTCGGCGTACCCCGACCACCTGACCGCCGGCACCCTCGTCCTCGACGCCACCGGCGAGCGGGTGCTGCTCAACCTGCACCGCAAGGCCGGCCGGTGGTTCCACTTCGGCGGTCATGCCGAGGAGGGCGACCCGACCCTCGCCTCCGTCGCGCTGCGCGAGGCGCACGAGGAGAGCGGACTGGCCGAGCTGGACTTCCACCCCGAGCCGCTCCAGCTCGACGTCCATGTCGTGCCGTTCTGCGACCCGCGCGGCGGGGTGAGCCACCTCGACGTCCGCTACGCCGCCCGCGCCCGCCCCGGCGCCCGGGAGGCGGTCAGCGACGAGTCCCTCGCCCTGCGCTGGTGGCCCCTCGACGACCTGCCCGAGCTCGAACCGGCCATGCACACCCTCATCGCTCGCGCCCGCGCGGTGCTTGTCGCGTCGTAGCGTCATACGTTCTGTGGGCTTGAGCCCACAGAACGTATGACGCTACGCCCGGGGACCCGTCAGTCGACGTCCTCGCCCGGCACCACCTGCTCCGACGGCGGCCGGTCGATCCGGGCGGCATCGGACCAGCCGGCGAGATAGCCCTTGGCCTTCTCGGCGGCCGGGTAGTGGGCGACCCAACCCCAGAAGCGCTCGTCGTGGTGCGGCTCGATCAGGTGGGCCAGCTCGTGCACGATCACATAGTCGATCACCCACTCCGGCATCCGCTGCAGCCGCTCGGAGAGCCGGATCGTGCGGTCCCGGGGCGTGCACGACCCCCACCGCGCCCGCTGGTTGCCGACCCAGCGGACCGACTCCGGCACCGCGAGGCCGCCGAGGTACTCGTCGCTCAGCTCCTGCGCGCGCTGCATCAGGTCCTCGTCGTCCCAGCGCCGCGGGGTCGCCGCCCGCCGCTCCTTGCGCTCGACCCGGGCGACCATCTTCGAGACCCAGGCCCGCTCCTCGGTCACCGTGAGGTTGTCCGGCATCAGGACGACGATGGTCTCGCCCTCGCGGTAGGCCGTGACCGTACGCCGGCGGCGCTGCGACCGTCGTACCTCCACACGGGGCGTGGGCATGTCCCGACCCTACGGCTCCCCCGGCCCGTGTGGTGGGACGTCGCCGGTCAGGGGGCGGCCCACTCCAGCAGCCGCTCCACGGGCCAGGTGTTGACGATCCGGTCCGCGTCGATGCCGGCCGCCTCCGCACGCTCGCAGCCGAGCAGCGGGTAGTCGAGCTGCCCGGGCGCGTGGGCGTCGCTGTCGATCGAGAAGAGGCAACCGACGTCCCGCGCCAGCTCCAGCAGCCGGGTGGGCGGATCGCGGCGCTCGGGCCGGGAGTTGATCTCGACCGCGACTCCCTCCTCGGCGCAGGCCTCGAACACCGCGCGCGCGTCGAACCGGGACTCGGCCCGGGTCCCGCGGTTGCCGGTGACCAGTCGCCCGGTGCAGTGGCCGAGCACGTTGGTGAAGGGGTTGCGCACCGCCGCCACCATCCGCCGGGTCAGCGGCTCGGGGTCCATCGCGAGCTTGGAGTGCACGCTGGCGACCCGGACCTCCAGCCGGCCGAGCATCTCCTCGGTCTGGTCG
This region of Nocardioides sp. L-11A genomic DNA includes:
- a CDS encoding UPF0182 family protein, with translation MSELFDEEPERPAPERPGRRTRALVITGVVLIIGFFLLSAFAGIYTDRLWYAEVGFGDVFSTMLWTRVGLFLAFGALMGGIVALNMYLAFRFRPMFVMAGPDGVDRYRDAVTPIRGWLLAGVGVVVGIFAGTSAIGQWRTFLLWRNGEGWGSEDAYFKKDIGFYVFDLPWWNFVVDFVMAVAIVSLIATAVVHYLYGGIRLQVSHDRFSAAAQVQISVLLGVFVLAKSVDYFLDRYDLVTDDHRLFTGMNYTAENAMLPARNILVGVALICAVLFFLNVWRKTWQLPSVGLALLALSAVLLGMIWPAIVQNFQVKPSEADKENTYIKANIDATREAYGLSGVESERYEGTPVNDTTAPEANTVLGQLSTTPVVDPQQVRDTFQQRQQVRAYYSVASVLDVDRYTIDGQEVPLVLGVRELDQSGINSSDQNWSNLHTVYTHGEGLIAAYANRISDSEVNGRIVWAEGISGAGTSGASDLTKSEEFEQRIYFGEQSPSYSVVGKASKDASSVELGLANTDADEGDQRTTYDGKGGVSVGSTFNQLMYAIKFGEPNFLLSGRVNGNSKVLYNRTPTERVEKVAPWLTVDGDPYPAVVDGKIVWILDGYTTTDRYPNAQRESFDAMIDDSQQQDTGLQTIPTDEINYMRSAVKATVDAYDGTVTLYEWDTSDPILKTWMKVFPESVTPNTEIPAELKSHLRYPEDLFKVQRYQLARYHVTDAGEFYSANNRWEVPEDPNAQRQVFQPPYRLFSTGVDGTNDWSLTSVFVPRGKGTLASYVQVNSDANSPNFGKLRLLEMTDANTPGPGQVANQMQQEKDVVDALTPYRVQGATPPRFGNLLTLPVQGGLIYIQPVYAVRTTGASAFPILQFVIVKYGEQVGIGQNLAEALGDALDVDLGTGEPTPPPVEPGTPGEPGEPGGETPPEPSGTLDEQIAAALREADEAFKAATDAQAKNDTAEWAKQLDLAQKAVEEAVKLANERDNQ
- a CDS encoding PPA1309 family protein, with the translated sequence MDYELDVDPALAAAVLELEGHHASAGWDRPARLYALVDTARLVAQEPALAAQLGLDAPAERGSLTPVEQEDLPPGRELEEVLPGIQWPDVVAGCAAVVERLVLPPAADGQVPEDPVAAAEFAREHPDAEEVRIVAGVTRYGASYCALRMRSHDEDSAVMGGNDLVPGLIELLRATLLEDETDE
- a CDS encoding PDZ domain-containing protein, whose product is MSQRLIAACVAAPLVLILGGIALVVPLPYASYSPGPTYDILGKDADEAEVIQVDGHDAYYDDGQIRFTTVVASSYGQKLSLGEALSRWLDPDKAILPYDVVHPPDTTQADEKAEGAVQMTTSQDVAKAVALTELGYQVPTAVQVARVDEEGPAQDKLLVRDVFKEVDGEPVTDADQVVKAVRKHDDGSLVEFRILRDTKELTVRIKPEQVEGKPRVGVSLGLGYEFPFTINLRVDPTVGGPSAGLMFSLAIYDTLTPGSLTGGATVAGTGELATDGKVGPIGGIEQKIAGAQAAGAKLFFVPKDNCTDVKGLDPDLRLVKATTMHEARVALETWVDDPDAALPSC
- a CDS encoding molybdenum cofactor biosynthesis protein MoaE translates to MTNPAVRLVAISDQPLSVSAVLDVLDDAASGGLVLFVGRVRDHDHGQGVTGLSYSAHPSALDRLREVCDRIAEEYDVTALAAVHRVGDLEIGDLAVVVATTAGHRGSSFEASRALIDTLKAEVPIWKHQRFTDGSDEWVGSP
- a CDS encoding zinc-dependent metalloprotease; translation: MTNDPGTPGDDQPNPFKGTPFEQIFGALGGALGGGGPAGGPGGGMAFFQQLQSLMQPHDGPLNWTAATDMARQAIAQEPDPSPTGRDQDRVADAVRLADHWLDTATGFPSGVGTTAAWSRAEWLVETQPVWQVLVEPVAARSVTGLSSGLPEEMKAAAGPLVGIIGQAVGGMMAMQIGQGLGALAGEVLTASDIGLPLGAPGKAALVMSNVRAFAEGLDVTEDDVVLYLSLREAAHQRLFAHVPWLREHLIGAVTDYARGLEVNAQQIQDRVQEQLRGIDPTNLEAMQGLLEGGMFDPPQTEAQTAALSRLEIALALVEGWVDEVVGQATAERMPAAAKLREAVRRRRAAGGPAEQTFAALVGLELRPRRLRDASTLWGGLRTRSGQEARDGVWMHPDLLPTAADLDDPLSFRDEATRPAALSEDEFDAELRKLLDGPDSSDSPSPEAE
- a CDS encoding NUDIX domain-containing protein; the protein is MTLHADALGVLTHWRAPDAAEEALRVRYVAHLRARPDGMWRSAYPDHLTAGTLVLDATGERVLLNLHRKAGRWFHFGGHAEEGDPTLASVALREAHEESGLAELDFHPEPLQLDVHVVPFCDPRGGVSHLDVRYAARARPGAREAVSDESLALRWWPLDDLPELEPAMHTLIARARAVLVAS
- a CDS encoding M48 family metallopeptidase, with translation MPTPRVEVRRSQRRRRTVTAYREGETIVVLMPDNLTVTEERAWVSKMVARVERKERRAATPRRWDDEDLMQRAQELSDEYLGGLAVPESVRWVGNQRARWGSCTPRDRTIRLSERLQRMPEWVIDYVIVHELAHLIEPHHDERFWGWVAHYPAAEKAKGYLAGWSDAARIDRPPSEQVVPGEDVD